GTGCGCTTTAACGCGTTCTTATGAAATGCGATAAGGCGTTATCGGATTGATATAAAGACATTGAAGGGCGACCGTTCTCGATCGCCCTTTTTGGTTAAGCTATTTTTCATTCTCGATGATTATACTACGGTACTATGGTATACTGTAGGAACGTTAAACGAACGGGAGAAAGGAACCCGAAATGGCAATTGAAGCTACAGGGAATGGCGAGTTTAACGCTAGGGACGCAAGGAGCATAGCTTCACGTTCTGAGAACCCTTATATTTCAAGGTTTGAGAAGGAGATTAAGCAGGCCGCGGAAGATGGTGATCGAGGTGTCTTGCTGTGCTATACGGATTGCTGCTCAAATGCCCATGCTGCATTGGCCGTGCTTGAAGGTAGGGGATTCACGATTGTGAGACGCAGTGAGAACATCGGCGGTGTCATGCAGCATCCCGCCTATTACGCCGAGTGGTAGATAAGATCAGTATAGGGACGGTTTGATGGGAACGTCCCTATACTGATCTTAATCACCACCGACGAAGAATCGAAACTGCCGGTCAGGAACTTGAAAAATCTGACCAAGCAGCTTTTCGGGATGGCAGATATATATGTCCTTGACTGGCACGACCGTGCTCTTATGGACACTTATCGAGAGGTCTTTCTGAAGAACACGCCGGCTTATGATTACGGCATGGAATGCTCAAGCCTGAAGATTTACTGTAAGCCGGTCGATCTCACGGTTCCAACTGACAATGAAATGGGGATGGCTTATGCCAAGTATCTGATCGATCGATATACGCGCTACGGCGAAAACCGATTCATAAATGTCCTTCGTCAGGGGATCTGCCGTGCGAGCGACAGGGTGGCTGGGGATATCCTGAGTATCGCCGATGTCCGATGGTTAGATGGAATAGATGAGGCCAAACGCCTCAGTTCACGGATTAAGAAACTGAAGCAGCGGGTGAAAGGCGATTCCGGTGGAAACGAAACGGTTGATTCGCTTCGCGATGAGATAAGCGGTCTTCAAAAGGACATCGCGGACTGGGAGGAAATTGCGAGCGAGTTGGAGACTTCGAACTCGGAAGCGGCTGCAAAAATCGACATGCTCACGCGCGATGCGATGCGACTTGAAAACGAGAAAAGAGCCGTCGAGCGTAAGCTCGAGATGGCAGAACTCGAGCAGCTAAACGCCAATGCGTTAAACGGCATCCGCAAGGCGCTTACGGTAGTGCCTGAAAACCTTACACAGCTGCTTGATTTGGCGAAGGTGCTCTATCCGGACAGAATCGTGATTCTTCCCGATGCCTACAGGAGTGCCAAGAAATTTGACGGCATTTTGACGGAAGAATGGGAAATCTTGGTTGCCGTCGCGACGACGCTCTGGGATCTATGCTTTAAGGAGACGGTGAACGATCGGCTGGGTTCTGAGTTCAAGAAACGAACCGGATATGAGCTGGCTCGCGGAGAGTCTGGAACGACTTGCGCGATGCCCAACTTGATGAAGCTCCGCAAGCGGATGTACAAAGGCAAGGAGATCGATATCTCGCCGCATATCAAGGGAAGGAACATCAAGGCCGCCTTCCGGCTCCACTTTTATATCGACAGGGATGAGGAGAAGATCGTGATCGGACACGCGGGGGAGCACATGGATACCGCAGGGACTCCACGTCGATAAATCCCCTTTCACAAGAAGGTACAATCTGTTAATTGTCCAGATTGTACCTTCTTTTATGTTTCTGCATAGCATTATGGTATCCTAGTACCATGGTTACATGAGTACAAAGGGGATTGAGATGCCGAGCGGACTGGAACTGTATCCACATAATGAAAAGGCGTATCGCAAACTTCTGGATATGTTGTCTGGGACCAGGCGTGCCTGCATCATTCATCCTACCGGGACAGGCAAGGCGTTTATAGCGTACCGTTATGCCTTCGATCATCCGAATGAGCGAATTCTCTGGATGTCGCCCTTGACCTATATCGAGCAGGAGCAGGAAGCTTCCATCAGGCGCGAGCTGCCGAATCATGAATTCAAGAACATCGAGCGCATGACGTATCAGACCGCCATGCATCGAGCGCAAAAGGGAAATCTTGATATTCATGCAGATACGGTTATTTTCGATGAGTTCCATCATACGGGGGCACCGCAGTGGTCTCGTGGTGTTGAAGGAGTTATCGAATGCAATCCCGACGCCAATCTGATCGGATTGAGCGCGACTTCGATTCGATACAGCGATAGCGGCCGAGATATGTCCGATGAACTTTTTGATGGGCATATCGCCTCATATATGTCGTTGACGGATTGCTGGGTTTTAGGCATCCTGCCTGTTCCGACATATGTGACTGCCGGGTACAGCATCAACGGCTACATTGAAGATCTCGGCGAGCGCATCGCAAAGGAAGAGAGTGCGGGTAGGCGGGCGGAGTTGCTGGCTGATTTTAACGAGCTGAGAGATTGCGCGAGCAGGGCGGCGAACCTTCCGGCCATTTTCCAAAAGTACTTTGAGGGAATAGAGAAAGTGATCGTATTTTGTCCGAATGTCTTCGAGCTGAATGAAATCGAGAAGATGTGCCCGCAATGGTTTTCTCGAGTAAACGGTAACGTCCATACCTATGTCGTCCATAGCTCGAATCCCTTCGGGACGAGTGAATACGATGGGTTCAAAGAGGACGATGACGAGACCGCAATCAAGCTTTTGCTTTGCGTCAACCAGCTTAACGAGGGTGTTCACATCAAGGGCGTGGATGCCGTCATTATGGTACGGCGTACCTCGTCGCCGACGATTTTCTATCAGCAGCTTGGACGTGCATTGACCGCCGCAGGCAACTTCGAACCGCTGGTTATCGATCTAGTCGATAATTTCGAGATGATCGGAATTGAGCAGATCGTAAGCATGATGTCGGAAAGCTACGCCCGGCTATCTGGAGAAAATGATCCGGAAGAACTCATTCCGCCTTCAGCTTTCAAGGTCATCGATCATGAGAAGGACGCAAGGCATTTGGCAAAAAACCTTGAACGACGGCTCGCATTAAGATCCGAGAAACTGACAATTGATGAGAAGATAGCGCTGTGGAAGGGGCTTTAGCAGATGACTGACGGGAAAAAGGACCAGCTCAAACGGAAAAAGACTCTGGAATATGAGCTTCGCCGCCTTTATCGCGCGGGAGAGCTGACCGAGCAGCAGATTGCCGAGTTGAAGGAAGCCGAGTTTCCATTCGATACTCCTGTTCGCAGAACGGCAAAATCGGTTGTTCGAATCGACGATGGCAAGAAGTGGCCGAGCTGTAGTGCAGCGGAAAAAGAGCTTGGGATCACCCAGGGCTGGATGTCGGATGTGTGCAATATGGCCCAGAACGGCAAATGGGTCGCGATCAAAAATCAGTTCTATTGTTTTGAGTCGATGTATTCGCCGGATATGGATCTGACAGAGATTCGAGGGCTTGCCGGATGGATCGTCATATTGGAAACGGGGGAGATGTTCCCGACTACGGGTGCAGCGGCAAAGGCTGCCGGGACAAGCAGGTCGGTGGTTCTAGACCATGTGAAAAACAAGGTCAAGCCTCAGAATAAGAGATTTTCATATGTGAGGGATTGGGACGGGAAAGTAGGAAGACTTGTAGATCTGAATGTGCAGATGATTTGTCTTGAGACGGACACCATCTATCACAGTTATGACGAGATCTGTGCCGCAATATGGTCCGATGGATATGACTGGGCAACGCGAAAAGAGATTGTTCAGAAGGTCGGAGATGCCATACGGCATGGATGCCCTGCCTTTGATATGCATTGGGCAAACGGTGAGAACCTTGAAGAGAGAAAAGAAGCCTACATGGAGGAGAAAAGGCTGTGCGCTCGTCCGGTTATCGAGTTGACAACGATGCGCGAGTACGCAGATGTGCACGACGCGCTGAAATTCGGCTCACGTTACGTCGACTGGAAGAAGATCGTTGCAATCTGTGATGCGAAGGGCGAGCCGACCAGCGAGGCGACACGCTGGAGGGGTGAACGGTGGTTTTGGAAAGACGATTGGAAGAAAAATATCAAACTGAAGTCCGGCGAGCGCATTAAGGACATGCAGCCGGTGATCTGCTATGAGCGGGGAAGGTGCGATTATTCGGTTCTTGAGCTAACGAGGTGGTACGGGTTCGACCATAAGTCTTTACTGAATTCAGGCAAGAAGGGAATCGTTTTTGACGGTCTGACTTGGAGGCTTTTGCGATACGACGTGGATTTCGAGAAAAGGCTGAAGGAAACGCCTTTAATCTGTCGAGAGACCGGGAAGACGTTCGATACATTATCCGATTTGCTGGATTTGCTGGAGAGAGAGCATGAATGTTGCGCATATGATCGTCCATGTCACATGTACGATCTTCAGCGGGCGATCGAGGGCGGTTGGGAGTACAAGGGTTTTCACTTTGAATACATGGTTCCACCTTCCGTTTCAGGAGAACGTTAATTGTGTTTAGTCTCAACATTAAGCCTCAATATATACCTGCTCGATATTTCTCTTTCTGTGTCCTATTGACGGTCTTGCTGGTGACTTTGAGCATTCGCTCCCTACAAGGAGAGTTGTTCATAACCGATGCGCAGTATATGTGTGCCGCCGGCCGTTGGATTATAGCCAACGGTCATCTGCCGACAACCGATCCGTTATCGATCCATTCGGAATTGACCTATATCTGCCAGCAATATCCTATCTGCATATTAGTTGCAGTTCTCTACGACACTTTTGGAGAGATGTCGGTTCGGCTGTTTTTTGCGCTGTTGGACATGGTGGCGGTTCTCTTCATTTGGTACCAAACTTTTCCAAAAGCTGGAAACCGCATTCTTCACTGTGCTGTTTCATGCGTATTCGGAGCGGTAATCGTTTATAACCTTCGGTCGACACCGCGTGCGCTCGATATCCTGTGCTTGGCTGTTTCCTGGGAGTTGATGGAGAAATACATTGAAAGCCGCGATATTAGATTTCTGTTTGGTTTTCCATTCCTAGGGATTTTTATAGCCAATCTGCACGGTGCGCTTTGGCCCTGCGCGATCATGTTGCCGCTTGCCGCTTTATTAGA
The sequence above is drawn from the Coprococcus comes ATCC 27758 genome and encodes:
- a CDS encoding DEAD/DEAH box helicase gives rise to the protein MPSGLELYPHNEKAYRKLLDMLSGTRRACIIHPTGTGKAFIAYRYAFDHPNERILWMSPLTYIEQEQEASIRRELPNHEFKNIERMTYQTAMHRAQKGNLDIHADTVIFDEFHHTGAPQWSRGVEGVIECNPDANLIGLSATSIRYSDSGRDMSDELFDGHIASYMSLTDCWVLGILPVPTYVTAGYSINGYIEDLGERIAKEESAGRRAELLADFNELRDCASRAANLPAIFQKYFEGIEKVIVFCPNVFELNEIEKMCPQWFSRVNGNVHTYVVHSSNPFGTSEYDGFKEDDDETAIKLLLCVNQLNEGVHIKGVDAVIMVRRTSSPTIFYQQLGRALTAAGNFEPLVIDLVDNFEMIGIEQIVSMMSESYARLSGENDPEELIPPSAFKVIDHEKDARHLAKNLERRLALRSEKLTIDEKIALWKGL